In the Cellulomonas sp. C5510 genome, ATGCCGAGGTAGTCCTCGACCCGCTCGATGCCGGGCTCGAGGACGCCGATGGTGCGCTTCTTCTCGTCCACCTCGTAGTCGCGCTCCGGCTGCAGGCGGCGCACGACCTTGGCGAACTCCGCGTACCAGCGGTTCGCGTCACCGGACGCGGGGCCGGAGATGATGAGCGGGGTGCGCGCCTCGTCGATGAGGATCGAGTCGACCTCGTCGACGATCGCGAAGTGGTGGCCCCGCTGCACGAGCTCGTCCGTGCTCCACGCCATGTTGTCGCGCAGGAAGTCGAAGCCGAACTCGTTGTTCGTGCCGTAGGTGATGTCCGCGGCGTACTGCGCGCGCCGCTCCGCCGGGGTCTGGCCCTGGAGGATGACGCCGGTCGTCAGGCCGAGGAACCGGTAGACGCGGCCCATGAGGTCCGCCTGGTAGCTCGCGAGGTAGTCGTTGACCGTGACGACGTGCACGCCCTGGCCGGTCAGCGCGTTGAGGTACGCCGGCGCGGTGGCGACCAGCGTCTTGCCCTCACCGGTCTTCATCTCGGCGATGTTGCCCAGGTGCAGCGCGGCCCCGCCCATGAGCTGGACGTCGAAGTGCCGCTGGCCGAGCGTGCGGCGCGCGGCCTCCCGCACGGCCGCGAACGCCTCCGCGAGGATGTCGTCGAGCGTCTCGCCGTCGGCCAGCCGCGCCTTGAAGCGGTCGGTCTCCTCGCGGAGCTCCGCGTCCGACAGCGACGAGAAGTCGCTCTCCAGCAGGTTGACCTGCTGGGCGATGCCCGACAGCTTCTTGAGGATCCGTCCCTCGCCCAGGCGGAGGACCTTCTCGAGGATCGCAGGCACGTGCACTCCCGACTCGCTGCGCCCCGGCGCGGATGCGCGGGGCGTCCCGGCGTCCCGACCGCACAGCCGGGCCCTGTCCATCGTAGGTGAGGCACGCCGACCGGCAGCAACCGGCGCCCCGGGCGTGGGCGACGACGTCAGCGCGTCGCGAGCGCGGCGGTGAGCACACCCGCGAGAGTCCCACGGGGCTCGCCGTCCCGGCCCCCGACGACCACGTCGTCGAGACCCAGCCAGCCGGCCAGCAGGCGGAGCTCGTCCGCGAGGTCGGCGGCGACCTCCGCGGCGTCGTCGCCCGCCCCCGGTGGCTCGTGCGCCGCGTGGACGCGCAGCACGCGCGACGCCCGGTCGGCCTTGAGGTCGACGAGCGCCGCGAGCCGCTCGCCGCGCAGGAACGGGAGCACGTAGTAGCCGTGGACCCGCTGCGCCTCCGGCACGTAGATCTCGATGCGGTAGCGCAGACCGAAGAGCTCCTCCAGGCGGCGGCGCTCGAAGACCAGCGGGTCGAACGGGCTGAGCAGGGCGCGACCGGTGGCGCGACACGGCAGGTCGGCGTCGGCGTGCAGGTACACCGGTCGCTCCCAGCCGGACACCCGCACGGGGACGAGCGTGCCGTCCTCCACGAGCTCGTCCAGCGCCCGTCGTGCCCCCGCGCCCCTGACGCGGAAGTAGTCGAGCAGGCAGCGTGCCGACGCGACGCCGTGCGCGCGGGCGGCGATGGCGAGGAGCTCGCGCACCGCCGTCGCCTCGTCCGGCTCCTGCACGTCGAGCACCGCGGCCGGCAGCACGCGGGACGTCAGGTCGTAGCACCGCTCGAACTGGGCGTTCCGGCGCGCGGAGGCCACCTCACCGGTGAAGAAGAGGAACTCGAGCACCCGCTTGGACGCCGTCCAGTTCCAGCCCCAGTCGGTGCGCGTCCGGGGGTGCTCGGCCTCGACGTGCGCGTGCACCTCGGAGGCCGTGAGCGGGCCGTCGGCCTCGATCATGGCCAGGACGTCCGCGACGAGCGGCGAGAACCGCATCGGCACCTCCCGGATCGAGCCCCACGCGTGGTCCAGGTACGCGCGGCGTCGCCAGCCGAGCAGCGCGTACGTCTCCGGCGGGACGTACGACGCCTCGTGCGCCCACGTCTCCACCAGCCGCCGCGGCGCCCGACCGGACGCGCGGTCGAGCAGCGCCGTGTCGTACGGCCCCACGCGCGAGAACGTCGGCATGAGGTGGGCCCGGGCGAGGACGTTGACCGAGTCGATCTGGAGCAGCCCGACCCGGTCCACGACCTGCTGGAGGTGGCGCATGGTCGCCGGCCCGGTGCGCGGTGCACGGGGGCGGTCGAGCCCCTGGGCGCGGAGGGCGACGCGGCGCGCCTGCGAGAGGGACAGCGTGCCGCCGGGTCGGTGCGCGGTCCCCCGGGGCGGGGCGGCGGGGGTCGTCGTGCTCATCGACCCATCGTGCCGCCCGCCACCGACACCGTCCGGGCCGGGGCCGGGCCGGCACTCCACCGCCGCCGCCGTCACGGACGCGGACCGCGGTGCCCGCGCGGCGCGCCGCCGACGCCGCGCGACGTCCGCGGCCCGGCACGGCAGCGCCCGCCGGCACGTGCCGGCGGGCGCTGCCGTGCGGGTGGCGGCACACGCCGGCCCGCGTGGCGCCTCAGCGCTGGGCGACCGCCCCGGCGTGCGCGGTGCCGCTCCCCGTCGTCGTCACCGCGGCGTCGAGCTTGATCACGCCGTAGCTCCAGCCCCGACGCCGGTACGCGACCGCGGGCTGCGCCGTCTCCGCGTCGACGAACAGGAAGAAGTCGTGCCCGACCAGCTCCATCTCGTACAGCGCGTCGTCGATCGTCATCGGCTGGGCGAGGTGCACCTTCTCGCGGATCACCACCGGCGAGTCCCCGAGGGTGGTCTCGACGACGCCGTCCTCGGAGGGCTCGGGCGCGAGGTCCTGCGGCTCCGGCTCGGGCTCGGCGGGGACCGGGACGGAACCGGTCGGCGCCTGCGAGCGCCCCCGGTGGTTCTTGCGCCGGTCACGCGCCCGGCGCAGCCTCTCGGTCAGCTTGTCGATCGCCAGGTCGAACGCCCCGTAGCGGTCGTCCGCGCACGCCTCGGCCCGGATCACCGGTCCCTTGCCGACCACGGTGAGCTCGACCCGCTCGGCGGCCGCAGCCTGCCGGGGGTTGGGCTCGTGGGTCACCTCGACGTCGATGCGCTGCGCACGGGGCGCGAGCTGCTCGAGCTTGGCGAGCTTGTCCGTCACGTGCTGACGGAAACGCTCGGGGACGTCGGTGTGACGGCCTGCGACGACGATCTCCATGGGATACCTCCTGGAGGTCCGGGGGGCGGGGTCCTCCCCCGCCCGGCAGCGTGCTCTCGAACGCCCTCGTGGGGCGGGATGCGGGCACCACCTCCTCGTGCGGGCGCGCCCGCCGAGACCCGGGAACCGGGTGACGTCCCTGCCGCCCGGCTGCTCTGGGGCACCACGCTAGCCCGGCGCGGTCGTGGGTTCCAACCAGGACGGCGGCGCGCCGGGCGGAGGGGTGACGGCGAGCACCACGGCGCCGCGCGGGCGCGCCCCCTCCCGCTCCAGCGCGGCGCGGCAGGCGGCCAGCGTCGCCCCCGTGGTCAGGACGTCGTCGACCAGCAGCACGTCGGCGCCCGCGAGGGCGGCACGGGCACGCGGGTGCACGCGCACCCGGCCTGCGAGGTTGGCCGCGCGCCCGCGGACGCCGAGCCCGACCTGGTCCGCACCCCCGCGGGCGAGACGCAGCGCGGGCACCACCGGCACCGCGGCGGGGACCCGGACGCGTGGCGTCGGCACGGCAGGCCGGGTCGGGACGGCGGGCACGGCGTCCGCGAGCCCCGCGGCGAGTGCCCCGGCCAGGCCGGCCACCAGGTCCTCGCCGCGCCTCGCCGCGCCCGCCCGCGAGGCCGGCGCCGGCACCACGACCAGCCGGCCCGGTGGCGGCACCACCCCGCGGAGCGCGACCCGCGGCGCACCGGGCGGCCCCGGCACGCCGGACGCAGGGGGCGCCGCGCGCGCGGCGGCCACCTCCGCCACCAGGACCGGAGCCGCACGGCGCACCACGGCTGCGAACCAGGGCGACACGTCGGCCCGCCCGCCGTCCTTCCACGCCACGACCGCGCGCCGCACGGTGCCCGCCCCCACGGCGAGCGCCCAGACCGGCAGGACGGTCCCGTCGAGGCGGTCGAGCCGGCCGGCCGCGTGCTCGCACCGGCGGGGCGGGCCGGACCAGCGGTGCAGGCACGCCGGGCACAGCGCGCGCCCCGGCCGCGCGCAGCCGGCGCAGGTCACGGGGAGCACCAGGTCCACCAGGTCGTGCAGCAGCCGCGTCATCCCGCCATGCTGCGCGGCCCCGGCCCGCCGCGCCTCCGGCGTCCCCAGGTCGAGCGCGCCCCCGCACGGTCCCCCGCCCTGGGGAGGACCTGGCGCCCGCTCAGCCCGCGAACGCCGGGTCGCGCACGCCGTCCGCGACCCGCTCCCAGCTGGACCCCGAACGGGCGTACAGCGCCCCGTCGGCGGTGGCGACGTACAGGACCCCGTCGCCCTTGCCGCCCGCGATGTCCACCGAGTCCACGATCGGCGGGCGGGCCTGCACCTGGCCGGACAGCGGCACGAGGTGGTACACGTCGGTCGTCGTGCTGCCGGAGCGCCCCAGGACGCCGAGCGTGCTCTCGTCGACCCAGACGACGCGGGTCGCGTCCAGCAGCGTCACACCGGTGCGCCACGCCTCGCCGACCACCTGCGGCGTGCCGGAGCCGTCGCGCACCACCGCGGCGACGTCGACGCGCACGCCGTCCGACCCGGACGACACGACGGCGACCCGCGTCGCGTCCCGCGCCATCCGCACCGACCGCACGGTGCGGCCCTGCAGCCACTCCCCCTCGACCTCGACCACCGTGCCCTCCGCGTCGACCGCGAGCAGGCGCCCGGGGAGCGACGACGAGGCAGTCCAGACCCACCCGAGCCGGTCGACGGACGGCCCGACCAGGTCCGGCTCGCGCAGCAGCAGCTCCGACGGGGTGCCCGTCAGCGGCACCGTCACCAGCCGGTCCGTGCCGGACAGCACGACGCGCAGGTCACCGGAGCCGTCCCGCGCCGGGTCCCGGGCGTCCAGCCCCGCCAGCGACGCCACGCCCTCGACCTCGACGAGCTCGCCCTGGTCGAGCCGCACCAGCCCGCCGTCGTGCAGCGCCTCGAGCGACCCGCCCCCGTCCTGACCGCGCTCCAGCTCCGCGGGCTCGGCGCCCAGCGGCACGCCGCCGGCCGTCACGTCCACGGCCCGCACCCGGGCGATGCGCAGCGACGCCTCGAGCTGCGCCTGCAGCAGCGCCCGGTCCTCGGGCTCGGGCGGCAGCGACCCCGCGGACAGGCTGACCGCCGCGCGCCCCTCGTCGTCGACCGAGACCGCGTCGGGCTGCAGCGCGGCCCCCTCGGGGATGGGGTTGCGCACCGCGTCGCGCAGCCAGTCCGACGGGCCGGCGATGAGCGCGCGCACGATGGAGGTCGCGAGGTTCCGCACGGGGAACCAGCGCGTCTCCGGCACCAGGAACAGGCCGTCGCCGGAGACGAAGTACACCGTCGCCGACCGGTAGATCGCCTCGAAGTTCGGCTGCGACAGCACGACGCCGTCCTCGAGACCGGAGATGCGCCACTGCCCGTCGTCGTCCTGCACCAGGTCGAAGACCAGCGACTCCTCCGCGTCCGGCCCCGCCTGCGCGTACCGGCCCTCCGCGTCGATCCGGGCCGCGACCCGGATGGTCACCTGGACCTGGTACTGCCCCTCCAGGCGGATGTCGGGGCTCGACGCGGTGGAGTACACGACGACGCGCTCGCGCGGGCTCCAGGACCGGCGGGCCTCGCCGGACAGGTACTCGCGGGCGTTGCGGAAGTCGTCACCGGCGTCCGCGGTGGTGGTCGTGTCCCGGCTGAACCCGGCGGCGCTCGCCCCGAGGAACCCCCGCACGATGTCCTCCTGCGACCCGTCCTGCGGGGGCGGGTCGCCCAGCGGCTCCACGGGGCCCTGGTCCGTGACGCCCTCGACGCCGACGCCCACGGGCCCGGAGGTCGGGATGCCGACGCACCCCGCGAGGCTGAGCAGCAGGACGGCCAGCAGGCCCGCCAGGGCTCCGCGGCTCCGGTGCCGGGGTGTCATCCGTCCTCCCGGGACGTGGGACGGGCAGCGGCCGTGCGCCGGGCCACCGCCTGCTGGGCCTCGCGCGCCCGCTCGACGACGTCGAACGAGCCGGTGGTGGGCGGCAGGTCGGGGAGGGCCGCCGGGTCGACGCCACGCTCCGGCGCGCCGGCGTCGTCGGGACGCGGGTCCGCCTCCGGGTCCGCCGGCGGCTCGAGCGGCAGCGGCGAGCCGGACAGCACGATGCCGGCACGGCGCGGTAGGGTCAGTCGGAACGAGGCGCCCTGGTGCGGCCGGCCCCACGCCTCGAGCCAGCCGCCGTGCAGGTGGGCGTCCTCCAGGGAGATCGCGAGGCCGAGCCCCGTGCCGCCGGTCGTGCGCGCGCGGGCGGGGTCCGCGCGCCAGAACCTGTCGAACACGTGCTCGGCCTCGTCGCGCGTCATCCCGACGCCGTGGTCGCGCACCGTGACCGCGACCGCGCGGTCGTCGGCGCCCACCGTGACCTCCACGTCGGTGCCGTCGGCGTGCTCGATGGCGTTCACCAGGAGGTTGCGCAGCACCCGCTCGACGCGCCGCGGGTCGACGTCGGCGACGCAGCTGTCGTCGGGCTGGGTGACGGACAACCACGTGCCCTTGCGCCCGGCGAGGGGCACGGCCTGGTCCACGGCGGCGCCCACGATGTCGCGGACGTCCCGCGCCTCCGCGTCGAGGACGGCTGCGCCCGCGTCGAACCGGCTGATCTCCAGCAGGTCGCCGAGCAGGTCCTCGAACCGGTCGAGCTGCTGCTGCAGCAGCTCCGCCGACCGCCGCACGGCCGGCGGGAAGTCGTCGCGGGACTCGTAGAGCATCTCGCCGGCCATCCGCACCGTCGTCAGCGGGGTGCGCAGCTCGTGCGAGACGTCGGAGACGAAGCGCCGCTGGAGCGCCGAGAGGTTCTCCATCCGCACGATCTGGTCCTGCAGGCTCTCGGTCATCTCGTTGAACGACCGCCCCAGCCGCGCGAGCTCGTCCTCGCCCCGCACCGCCATGCGCTCGTCGAGGTTGCCGTCCGCGATGCGCTCCGCGACGTGCGCCGCGAGCCGCACGGGCCGCACGACCTGCCGCGTGACGAGCCAGGTCATCGTGACGAGCAGGGCCACGAGCGCGACGCCGGCGATGCCCAGGACGCCCAGCAGGAAGTCGAGGCGGTCCTGCTCGGCCTGCAGCGAGTACAGGAAGTACAGCTCGAAGGAGCCGGCGGACGGCACGGTGACGACCTGCCCCACGACGACCCCGGGCTCGACCCGGCCCGTCCCGGAGGACGTCGCCGGCCACGCGACGGACTCCCAGCGCTGGCCGTCGTTGCGGGCGGTCGCGTCGCGCAGCTCGTCCGACACGAGCTGGAGCAGCGTGGAGTCCGACGCCGGACTCGTCACGAGGATCGGCTGCTGCTGCCCGCGCGTGCGCAGGATGAAGACCTCGCGCTCCCCCGAGCCGCCGGAGCGCAGCGCGCTGACCATGTCGTTGAGGAGCTGCTGGATCTCCGGGGCGGTGGCCGCCGTCGAGGCGTCGAACGTCTTCTGGGCCTGAGCCGCCGACCGCGCGGACTCCGCGAGCACCTGGTCGACCCGGGCCGTGAACAGCCCGTCGCGCACGCTGATCGACAGGTACCCGCCGAGCACGACGAGCGCCACCAGCCCCGCGGCCAGCGTCCACGTGATGACGCGCGCCTGCAGCGAGCCGCGCCAGCCGCGCACCAGACGGCGCAGCCGCGCCGCGGACCGCACGGCCAGCAGGCGGCGCACCCGCGTCGACCGTCCCGGCGCCCCCGGCGAGAAGGGTGCCGGCGGGGGCCCGCTCACGACGGCGTCGCGCCCGCCTTGTAGCCGACGCCGCGGACGGTCACGACGATCTCCGGTCGCTCGGGGTCCGCCTCGATCTTCGAGCGCAGCCGCTGCACGTGCACGTTCACGAGGCGGGTGTCGGCGGCGTGGCGGTACCCCCACACCCGCTCCAGCAGCACCTCGCGGGTGAAGACCTGCCAGGGCTTGCGCGCCAGGGCGACGAGCAGGTCGAACTCCAGGGGCGTCAGCGGGATCGGCGCGCCGCCGCGGGTGACGCGGTGGCCGGTGACGTCGATCGACAGGTCCCCGATGCGCAGGTGCTCGGGGGCGGGCTCGTCGCTGCGCCGCAGGCGGGCCCGGACGCGCGCGATCAGCTCCTTCGGCTTGAACGGCTTCGCGATGTAGTCGTCCGCGCCGGACTCCAGACCCAGCACGACGTCCACCGTGTCCGCCTTCGCCGTCAGCATGACGATCGGCACGCCCGACTCCGCGCGGATGAGGCGGCACACCTCGGTGCCGTCCTTGCCGGGCAGCATGAGGTCGAGCAGCACGAGGTCCGGCTGCGAGGCCCGGAACGTCTCCAGAGCCTCGTCCCCGTCCGCGCAGAACACCGGATCGAACCCCTCGGAGCGCAGCACGATGCCGATCATCTCGGACAGGGCGGTGTCGTCGTCGACCACGAGAACGCGTCCCTTCATCGGACCATGATGGCATCCGCGGGCAGCTCGCGGGGCAGACGCCGGCCGGATGGCCGCGGGCCGGACCGCACGCCCCCGCCCAGGCTGACGTGGCACGATGGCCGCAGCCGCGACGCGGGACCTCCGGGCCCCGCGCGACGACCCCGCCCGGGCACCCGACCCGGCCCGCCCGCCCCGAGCAGCCAGGAGCACGCGATGAGCACGCCGCACGACGAGGGCCGCCCGCAGGACGCGCCCGACGCCGGCGAGGACCCGCGCCCCGCGCCCCGCTACGGGCAGTACGCGCCCCCGGGGTGGCAGCCGCCCGCCCCGGACGGGGGCGCCGCGACGCCGTGGGGCGATCCGTCCACCCACCCGGGCGCCGCCCGTCCGGGTGGCTGGACGCCGGCGGGCGGCCAGGGCGGGTACGGCGGCGCCCCCGGGCAGCCCGCTGCGCCCGGGTACGGGCAGCAGCCGGGCCACGGGCAGCATCCCGGGTACCCGCCGGCGCCCGGGTACCCGCAGCAGCCCGGGTACCCGCCGGCGCCCGGGTACCCGCAGCAGCCGGGGTACGGCCAGCAGCCCGGGTACGGCCAGCAGGGGCCCGGCGCGCCGACGCCGTACGGCTGGGGCCCCGCGCCCTACCAGCCACCGGTCGCGCAGCCCGGCATCGTCCCGCTGCGCCCGCTGAGCATCTGGGAGATCTTCGACGGCGCGTTCCGCGCGATCCGGCACAACCCGAAGACGATGTTCGGCCTCACCGCCGTCGTCGTCACGGTCGCCACCGCGCTCGGCGCCCTCGTGCAGTGGTACCTCGCGGGCCTGGTCGCCAACGAGGTGAACGGCTGGTTCACCACCGGCGGCGTGGGCGGGGCCGAGCTCGACCTGGTCGGCGAGTCGTTCGGCTCGTCGCTGGCCTCGCTCGCCGGGCTGCCGCTGACCGCGCTGGCGTCGTCCATCCTCACCGGGCTGCTCATCATCTCGGTCAGCCGGTCGGTGATCGGCCAGCGCGCGCAGGTCGGGGACGTCGTGCGCGGCTCCGGCAAGCGGCTGTGGTGGGTGATCGCGTTCGGGATCATGCAGTCGCTCGCGGTGCTGCTGCTGTCGGGCGCGGTGGTCGGGCTGACGATCCTGCTCTGGAACACCACCGAGAGCCCCGGCCTGACGGTGCTGGTCGCCCTCGTCGGCGCCGCCGTGCTCGTCGTGGCCGCGTTCTGGCTGACGGTCCGCACGATGCTCGCCCCGGCGGCGCTCATGCTCGAGGGCGGCCGGTTCTGGGCGTCGGTCGCCCGGGCCTGGCGCCTGACGCGCGGCAGCTTCTGGCGGCTGCTGGGCCTGTACCTGCTGGTGTCGATCCTCGTGGGCATCGTCGCGTCGCTGGTCGCGGTCCCGTTCACGACGATCGCGACGCTGCTGCTCGACGACCCGTTCCTCACCAGCGGCGCGGGGATCGCGCTCTCGGCCGTGGGCCAGGCGCTCGGCAGCACCGTCAGCACCGTGTTCATGGCGGGCGTCATCGCGCTGGCCTACATCGACGTGCGGATGCGCCGTGAGGGCCTGGACGTCGAGCTCGCGCGGGCGGCGGGGGACGCCGGGCGGTGACGTCCGCCGCGCTCCGGCTGCTCGCCCTGCGGGGCGAGGTCCCGGTCGTGCCCGACGCCGACCAGGCGCGGGGGTGGCTCGAGCGCGAGCTCGCCGACCCCGTGTACCACCAGCAGCCGAGCATCCTCAGCCGCCTGCTGGAGTGGCTGCGCGACCTGTTCGCGCGCGCCGACGGGGCGGCGCTGGGCGACGTCGGCACCCTCCTCGTGGTCGTGGGGGTGCTGGCCGTGGTCGTGGTCGTCACGTTCCTCGTCACCGGCCCGGTGCGACGCAGCCGCCGGCTCGCGCGCGCGGGTTCCGTGCTGGACGCGGACGACCGGCGGTCCGCGGCCGAGCTGCGCGCCGCCGCGGACGCGGCGGCCGCCCGGGGCGACTGGGCCGCGGCGGTCGCGGACCGGTTCCGCGCCGTGGTGGGGGGGGGGGGGGGCCCCCCCCCCCGGGGGGCCCCCCCCGGGGGGCCCCCCCGGGGGCCCCCGCCCCCCCCGGGGGGGGCCCCCCCCCGCGACGACGTCCCGGCCGAGCTGCTCGACCTCGGTGTACGGCGACGTCGTGCCGGGCGCCGCGGACGACGCGGCGCTGCGGGAGCTCGACGCGCGGCTCGCCGCGACCCGGCCCACCGGGGCGCCGGGGCGCCGGGGGGCGGGGGGGGGCCCCCCGGCAAGCCACCCGAGAGACAGCAGGCACCCCCCCCCGCACCCGCGCCCGCCGCCCCGGCCCGCGCCGTCATCACGCCCCCCGGACCGTCCGTCCCGGGCCCCGGGCGTCCCGACGGGACCGTCCTCGGCGACGGGACGACCGCCCGGAGCCGCGCCCGGTCGCGCTGGCGCCAGTACCGCTGGGTGCTCGTGGTGGCCGGCGTGCTGGCCCTGGCGGTGCTCGCGGCGGTGCTGCCCGCGCCGGTCCGCAGCACCACCCCCCTCGCGCCGGACAACCCGCACGCGAACGGCGCCCGCGCGGTCGCGGAGGTGCTGGCCGACCAGGGGGTGACCACGACCTACGTCCGCAGCACGGCAGCCGCGGCCGCCGCGGCCGGCCCGGGTACGACGCTCCTCGTCACCAGCGACTGGCTGCTGACCGACCCCCAGGTGGACGCCGTCGTCGGCTCCGGCGCGGACCTGGTGCTGCTCGACCCGTCGTACCTGCTGGCGGCCGCCGTGCCGGGGCTCGAGACCGGCTGGAGCGGCAGCGGGACGCCGACGCGGCTGACCGCCACGTGCGCCGACACCGACGCCGCGGCCGCGGGCACGATCACGGGCTCGGGGGCGGGGGTCGTGGTGAGCGGGAACCGCCCGCCCGCCGGTGCCTCCCTGTGCTTCCCGCTGCCCGGCACCGAGCCGCAGGCCTACCTCTACGCCGACGTCGAGTCCGACGGCCGCCGCGTCACCGTCCTGGGCGACGCCGGACTGCTGACGAACGCCCGGGTCGCGGACGACGGCAACGCGGCGCTCGTGCTCCGGGCGCTCGGTCGGCACGACGAGCTGGTGTGGTACGTGCCCTCCGCCACCGACACCGGCGACGGCGGCGCGGCCGGCCCGGGGCTCGCCGACCTGCTGCCGCCCCCCGCCCGCCTGGTGCTGCTGCAGGCCCTCGTCGTCGTGCTAGCGCTCGCGCTCTGGCGCGGCCGGCGCCTGGGCCGCGTCGTCGTCGAGCGCCTGCCCGTGGTCGTGCGGTCCGCCGAGACCACGCGCGGCCGTGGACGCCTCTACCGGGTGGCACGGGCGCACGGTCACGCGGCCGCCTCGCTCCGGGCCGGCACGGCCGCGCGGCTCGCCCGCCGGCTCGGCCTGCCGCGGTCGGCAGACGCCCCCTCCCTGATCACCGCGGTCGCGCGAGCAGCGCACCGTGACGAGACCGAGGTCCGCGACCTGCTGTACGGACCGCCACCCCCGTCGGACGCGGGCCTGGAGACCCTGGCCCGCCTGCTCGACCAGCTCGAGAGCGAGGTTCACCCCACGTGACCCAGGACCACCCCGCCCCGACCCCGTGGCAGCCGGAGCCGGTGACCCCGCCGGCGCCCGCCGCTCCCCCGGCGGCGTCGGCAGCGCCCGCCGCTCCCCCCGCCCCGGCGGCCCCTCCGGCGCCCTCGGCCGACCTCCGCGAGGCGCTCGGCGCCGTCCGCACCGAGGTCGGCCGCGCGGTCGTCGGCCAGGAGGCCGCCGTCACCGGTCTCG is a window encoding:
- a CDS encoding glycerophosphoryl diester phosphodiesterase membrane domain-containing protein gives rise to the protein MSTPHDEGRPQDAPDAGEDPRPAPRYGQYAPPGWQPPAPDGGAATPWGDPSTHPGAARPGGWTPAGGQGGYGGAPGQPAAPGYGQQPGHGQHPGYPPAPGYPQQPGYPPAPGYPQQPGYGQQPGYGQQGPGAPTPYGWGPAPYQPPVAQPGIVPLRPLSIWEIFDGAFRAIRHNPKTMFGLTAVVVTVATALGALVQWYLAGLVANEVNGWFTTGGVGGAELDLVGESFGSSLASLAGLPLTALASSILTGLLIISVSRSVIGQRAQVGDVVRGSGKRLWWVIAFGIMQSLAVLLLSGAVVGLTILLWNTTESPGLTVLVALVGAAVLVVAAFWLTVRTMLAPAALMLEGGRFWASVARAWRLTRGSFWRLLGLYLLVSILVGIVASLVAVPFTTIATLLLDDPFLTSGAGIALSAVGQALGSTVSTVFMAGVIALAYIDVRMRREGLDVELARAAGDAGR
- a CDS encoding ComF family protein; its protein translation is MTRLLHDLVDLVLPVTCAGCARPGRALCPACLHRWSGPPRRCEHAAGRLDRLDGTVLPVWALAVGAGTVRRAVVAWKDGGRADVSPWFAAVVRRAAPVLVAEVAAARAAPPASGVPGPPGAPRVALRGVVPPPGRLVVVPAPASRAGAARRGEDLVAGLAGALAAGLADAVPAVPTRPAVPTPRVRVPAAVPVVPALRLARGGADQVGLGVRGRAANLAGRVRVHPRARAALAGADVLLVDDVLTTGATLAACRAALEREGARPRGAVVLAVTPPPGAPPSWLEPTTAPG
- the hpf gene encoding ribosome hibernation-promoting factor, HPF/YfiA family — protein: MEIVVAGRHTDVPERFRQHVTDKLAKLEQLAPRAQRIDVEVTHEPNPRQAAAAERVELTVVGKGPVIRAEACADDRYGAFDLAIDKLTERLRRARDRRKNHRGRSQAPTGSVPVPAEPEPEPQDLAPEPSEDGVVETTLGDSPVVIREKVHLAQPMTIDDALYEMELVGHDFFLFVDAETAQPAVAYRRRGWSYGVIKLDAAVTTTGSGTAHAGAVAQR
- a CDS encoding LpqB family beta-propeller domain-containing protein, which gives rise to MTPRHRSRGALAGLLAVLLLSLAGCVGIPTSGPVGVGVEGVTDQGPVEPLGDPPPQDGSQEDIVRGFLGASAAGFSRDTTTTADAGDDFRNAREYLSGEARRSWSPRERVVVYSTASSPDIRLEGQYQVQVTIRVAARIDAEGRYAQAGPDAEESLVFDLVQDDDGQWRISGLEDGVVLSQPNFEAIYRSATVYFVSGDGLFLVPETRWFPVRNLATSIVRALIAGPSDWLRDAVRNPIPEGAALQPDAVSVDDEGRAAVSLSAGSLPPEPEDRALLQAQLEASLRIARVRAVDVTAGGVPLGAEPAELERGQDGGGSLEALHDGGLVRLDQGELVEVEGVASLAGLDARDPARDGSGDLRVVLSGTDRLVTVPLTGTPSELLLREPDLVGPSVDRLGWVWTASSSLPGRLLAVDAEGTVVEVEGEWLQGRTVRSVRMARDATRVAVVSSGSDGVRVDVAAVVRDGSGTPQVVGEAWRTGVTLLDATRVVWVDESTLGVLGRSGSTTTDVYHLVPLSGQVQARPPIVDSVDIAGGKGDGVLYVATADGALYARSGSSWERVADGVRDPAFAG
- the mtrB gene encoding MtrAB system histidine kinase MtrB; translation: MRRLLAVRSAARLRRLVRGWRGSLQARVITWTLAAGLVALVVLGGYLSISVRDGLFTARVDQVLAESARSAAQAQKTFDASTAATAPEIQQLLNDMVSALRSGGSGEREVFILRTRGQQQPILVTSPASDSTLLQLVSDELRDATARNDGQRWESVAWPATSSGTGRVEPGVVVGQVVTVPSAGSFELYFLYSLQAEQDRLDFLLGVLGIAGVALVALLVTMTWLVTRQVVRPVRLAAHVAERIADGNLDERMAVRGEDELARLGRSFNEMTESLQDQIVRMENLSALQRRFVSDVSHELRTPLTTVRMAGEMLYESRDDFPPAVRRSAELLQQQLDRFEDLLGDLLEISRFDAGAAVLDAEARDVRDIVGAAVDQAVPLAGRKGTWLSVTQPDDSCVADVDPRRVERVLRNLLVNAIEHADGTDVEVTVGADDRAVAVTVRDHGVGMTRDEAEHVFDRFWRADPARARTTGGTGLGLAISLEDAHLHGGWLEAWGRPHQGASFRLTLPRRAGIVLSGSPLPLEPPADPEADPRPDDAGAPERGVDPAALPDLPPTTGSFDVVERAREAQQAVARRTAAARPTSREDG
- a CDS encoding winged helix-turn-helix domain-containing protein, whose amino-acid sequence is MSTTTPAAPPRGTAHRPGGTLSLSQARRVALRAQGLDRPRAPRTGPATMRHLQQVVDRVGLLQIDSVNVLARAHLMPTFSRVGPYDTALLDRASGRAPRRLVETWAHEASYVPPETYALLGWRRRAYLDHAWGSIREVPMRFSPLVADVLAMIEADGPLTASEVHAHVEAEHPRTRTDWGWNWTASKRVLEFLFFTGEVASARRNAQFERCYDLTSRVLPAAVLDVQEPDEATAVRELLAIAARAHGVASARCLLDYFRVRGAGARRALDELVEDGTLVPVRVSGWERPVYLHADADLPCRATGRALLSPFDPLVFERRRLEELFGLRYRIEIYVPEAQRVHGYYVLPFLRGERLAALVDLKADRASRVLRVHAAHEPPGAGDDAAEVAADLADELRLLAGWLGLDDVVVGGRDGEPRGTLAGVLTAALATR
- the mtrA gene encoding MtrAB system response regulator MtrA is translated as MKGRVLVVDDDTALSEMIGIVLRSEGFDPVFCADGDEALETFRASQPDLVLLDLMLPGKDGTEVCRLIRAESGVPIVMLTAKADTVDVVLGLESGADDYIAKPFKPKELIARVRARLRRSDEPAPEHLRIGDLSIDVTGHRVTRGGAPIPLTPLEFDLLVALARKPWQVFTREVLLERVWGYRHAADTRLVNVHVQRLRSKIEADPERPEIVVTVRGVGYKAGATPS